gagtcatgagtgaacagggagtacaggaggggactgagcacggaCACCTGAGGGGCCactgtgttgaggattagcgtggcggcccatcaggaagtccaggatccagttgcagagggaggtgtttagtcccagggtccttagcttattgatgagctttgagggcactatggtgttgaatgctgagctgtagtcaatgaatagtattctcacataggtgttccttttgtccaggtgggaaagggcagtgcggagtacaatagagattgcatcatctgtggatctgttagggtgttacgcaaattggagtgagtctagtcacttaagttgcatggattcactctgtgtgttacaatagtgtttaacaggatttttttaatgactacctcatctctgtaccccacacatacaattatctgtaaggtcgctcagtcgagcagtgaatttcaaatacagattcaaccacaaagaccagggaggtttccaatgcctcgcaaaggtcacctattggtagatgggtaaaaaataaattaaaagcagacattgaatatccccagacactgggagattaattcccCTTTCattaggacaataacctaaaacacaaggccaaatctacactggagttgcttaccaagaagacactgaatcttcctgagtggctgaattacatgttttacttaaatctgcttgTAGATCTaaggcaagacatgaaaatggttgtctagcaatgatcaacaaccaatctgacagagcttgaagaatttagaaaataattattggcaaatattgtataatccaggtgtgcaaagcgctTAGATACTTACCCCAAAATACTTACatctataatcgctgccaaaggtgattctaacgtgttaactcaggagtgtgaatacttatataaatgagatatttctgtattttattttcaataaaaaaaaattactttgtcattatggggtatttaatagattttgaattcaggcagaaacacaacaaaatgtggaataagacaaggggtctgaatactttccaaatgcactgtatatacatacatacctgCATAGGAACCGTAGGTTTCACACATGCCTAGTTCCATTGCAGCTAGTAACCCCTTTATTGTAGCCCTTTTATGGGACcttgtgttgaattgtgtatgATTTTGTATTATCATGTCTTCTGTTTATTGATGTCTTGTATCCGTGTGTTCTAACTTGTTCTCTCCCAGGCCCCCAGTGAAGGGAGGGTgttgagggagaggggaggagtccAGCTCTCTGAGGAGGAGCAGAAGaaacagaggaaggaggaggagagggcccAGACGGTATGGTTACCCATCACAACCACCGACACAGTGGATAAACCACCATACATTTCGAGATGGAAAATAATCATTCTAGTACGCACTTTGTTTTTTGTTGTCGTCTTTATGATGTGATGATTGTTGTGATGCAGGCAAACATGTGGAGGTTACATGACCTTTATGATACAGTCGGCGAGGACAAGCCTTTGAAAACAGGTGAGGAAACATTTTCCTATCGATGAGATGCTGTCCAACTGACTCTTACTCACTGAGAGGATATCCGTGTATTTTCTATGAGCGGGCCTGTCTGTGTTAAATGTGTGTTCTTTCACCATAGGGAGATGTTATAAGGTTCCTCCGGGTCTTGATGATTCAGGGAAGCGGAAAAGGAAAGGCCCCTCTGCGCTGCAAGACTTCTGGACCTGGTACACTGGCACCtgtaagtagtgtgtgtgttggtgtttttATGAAGACTGTGACTAGGATGGAATATACCTGACAAATGCCTCCTCTTGTTGCAGATGACCCCCGTGAACCCAGGCTAAAGAATGGACCCACGTATACAGGTAAGGGTGGATCTCATAACTAAATGACAGGAGATAGAGGCGTTATCTTTTGAACCCTCTATTATTTGGCGCTTACAGCAAGTGGTGTTTCTGTTACAGACTTGAACTACATCTATATGAGTAAAATGAAAGACAAGCTGAAAACCCGGAAGAGGATTCTTGGAAAAACGGTATGCGTTTGTACTGCTATGGGTCATGCTGTTTCTGTTTTTATGTCCTGAACAGACAACCTTTTGCCCTTacagggtgtgtttgtgtctgacGAGGAGCTGAGAAGAACGTACCTGCAGCTGGACGAGAGAGAAGAGCGGGAGGAGGAGTTAGAGGGCCTCAGACACCACGACCTGCTAGGCCTGCTCGATGACCTCTCTGACAACGAACGTGACCCTTTGACTGATGAAGCCCCGGCTGACTTCCTGAGTGGACAGGACTTCGTACCAGGTAGAcactgtcctgtctgtctttctatctctcaGACCACATTCACTCCTGCTATTAACTGCACATATTTTAAGGCAAGGTGTAAACAGAGCCATGAGGTCTCGACTGTGTGACTGTAGAGTTGGACTAATGTATTAGAGTCACTCCACAATGATATGTTACttgacaatacaaaacacagatGTAAAAACCACTTTGTGCACCACTCAGGAAAGTTTTAAGACGCTGTAGGCAATCCTAGGCAAAGATGGTATAGTTCTGAGTATGTTTACAATGTTTCTGTTGCTGCCAGGGGCAGACATGGACGGACTGAGTTACGAAGACCTGGTGAAGAAGAGTGTGGTACGTATACACGGTCTCAATGAGCCAGTCTTTCTGGGTCATGTTCCAGCGAGGAATACTAGAGGGTTCTGTGTAGCTAGTCACTGATGTTCCTGATGTCCCCCCCACTTCCTTCATATTTCAGGAGCAGTTCCTGGTGAACTCCCAGGGTTATGCCCAGGAGACGGCACTGTCGAAAAGAGTGAAGGAATGGGAGGACAAAATACGACCGGAACTCACCTATCAGGTAAGATTCAATGACATACTTTCCAGACATTTTGCTGTAGATCAAGTATCTATTCTATTCTAATAAAAAATGATATCATTGTTCACCCCGTTGGTGATTTCTAGTGTGGTGTGATGCGATCTGTTGGCTAAACCTCCTGACCCCATGTCTCTGTAGGAGGTGCGTGCTACCTTTGACATCCATGACTATGGGGACAGGATCGTAGCAGCTTTGAACAGTGTGGGCCAGAGGAGGACCTTCTCCTCTATAGTCCACGGCATGGACAACTTCGAGGCCTGCAAGTACATGCTGGCTTCCCTTCAactggtgagtgtgtgtgatttGAATGAATTGAATGCAGCACAATCTAATCGAGCGTAATCAGCCACTGTCTGGAGTTTAGTCTTGACACTGAACACTTGATATTTAGAGATACTTGATTTTATTGTATGACAAATGAGTTTGATAGCTTCTAGTTCAAGGTGTATTTGTCTACAGTAACTCCCATTACTCTACCATCAGGACACTGTGCCATCAGGTTATTATCATGCTCTCTCCTCTTCAGGCCAACGACTACACCGTGGAGGTCGACAGGAGTGAGGGTCTCGAGGAAAGCATCGACACCATGGGACTCACTCTGCTCAGCAAACACCGGGCCAACCAACGATTCAAGAAAGCCCCTGCAGCAACCTCCGACTCATTCATCTCCTGATCCTGTGTGCGTGCGCTCTTGTCTCCTACAGACTCAGTGGGGACTAGAGACCCATTACTCTGAAATGTGGTACGCACTCCTGTGTGTGACGCCACTTGTGCCTACCGGACCACTGGTACTGACCTGCTCTATCAACAACCTGGCTGCACCCATTCTCTCCTCACGTACTTGCTCTTATTTCATTTCAACCTCCTGTCTATTGTttgttctttgtctctgtcctcTGTATGTATCATGTCTCTGTATTCCTCTGGTTCTGTCAAGAGAAATAATCTCTTTTTATCTCATTCACCTGCATCTACACAATATGTTTACCAGATGTGGCACTCAGGGTATGTTGGTAGTCTTGACTGACCCTAAGAATGATCACCCTGTTCACAATGTTTGCCTTCGTATCCATGACAATTGTATACGTTGCTTTTTATTTGCATGTTTGTCCAAGTGGTGTAGAACtcatacattttatatatatcAGATGAGAGGACTTAAGAAAAATGTAATCATTTTTTCTTTCATTCAAGCGAACAACCTAAATTGGGAAATTGTTTCACTAGTTTGTAAGGAAATTATATATATTCTTTTACAACGGccaaaaatgtatataaaataaaACGAGCATGTAGATTTTACAAAGATTATATGAAGACACTTTCAATATTGCAACACCTACTAGTGACTGTATACCAGTGATTGTAGTGCCCTTGACAAAAGACTAGTATAAAGACAATTTCATATCCTAACCATTATTGGTGTCGGACAAAAGCAATTTATTGCACACACAGAATCATCATAGCCTCGATGAAGCGTCCATATTGTTGTGGTCCAGTCTGGTTTGAGAATAATTCACAGGGCCTCATTTCTGATGAAGGATTATTGTTATCTGGACATTGGGTTCAGTTTAAGTGTAACATACTATAGGTCTTTGATACAGTCTTGTTGGTGTGGTTACCGTCATTCACTCAGAGTTTGACGTAGCTCTTCATATGGTTCCTGATGCTCTCAGCAATCTGCACGTCGTCCTTCATCCTGTTGTAATAGTCCAGGAACAGTCCATCTGGGTTGACCAGGTAGATGAGGATGGTGTGGTCCACTATATAGTCCCCGTCCTCATCCTTAGGTCCAGGGCTGGCGTACACCCTGTAGTCCTTCCCCGCCACCTTCACCTCCTCTGGGGTACCCGTCAGGCCGATCAGCCGGGGGTGGAAGTCCTTCACGTACCTCTCCAGGGCCGCCACGTTGTCTCGTTCCGGGTCGACCGTCACAAACAGCGGTTGGACCGCGGGGAGAGACCGGTCCTTGTCCAGAGCGCTGACCACAGCAGATATCTTATCCAGCTCATCGGGGCAGATGTCAGGGCAGTGGGTGAAGCCAAAGTAGAGGAGCACCCAGCTCCCCAGGAAGTCTCTCTTGGTCCTGCGGTGCCCCCTGTGGTCGAGGAGGCTGAAGTCTCCCTGGCCCAGGGCCACCTTTTTCAACTGCTCTATACGCTGCATTCTGTGATTTTGCTGCTTCTCGTTACGCACGTACCACCAGGTGCCAAGCAGTCCCCCGCCGAACAGCAGGGTGACCACCAGCCGCGTTCGCAGCCTGATCTTGGCTGTGGAGGTGTTGGGTCCCTGGGAGAGGGCGACCCTCTGGGTGAAAAGGGGTAGGGAGAAGGGGCCACGGGAACTCCCCAGTGTCTGTTGCGGGTGTGTAAAAGGGCCATACAGCCGTGTCCTATGTTTAGGGGTATGGTGTCCACAGAGGGGTGCCTGTGAGGAGAGCCACGCCCTCTGGGGGTGGTGTGTGGAGCCAGAAGTCTGTTGGACTGTTGAAGACCTCAAGGTGCATCTCAGGAGTCTCCCAGATGTAGCATGGAGGTCACTCCCTATGAAGCCTACAAGTCCCAGCATCCTTCTCTCTAGACACAGCATACTTCCCCCAGCAAACCTAGAGGGGGAGGGTTGAGAAAAGGGTCGTCACTAGTCACCACAGCCACAAACCCTGTCTATTTCTACAATTTACCTTCTTAAAATGTTAGTGTTAAACCTAACCTAATTTTTTTATGCGTTTTTaagatatagccaattttgactttgtggctgtggtaactagggGAAACCAGAAAAGTGAGAATGTAAGCAAGCTGTGTGTTCCCAAGGCAAACCAgcccattcaaatcaaattttattggtcacatacacagatgttaatgcgagtgtagcgaaatgtttgtgcttctagttgacagtgcagtaatatataaCAAATAATCTAACAATACCCCAACAACTACATAATTCACACAAATCTAAttgggtgaatgagaatatgtacatataaggatgagcgatggccgagtgtcataggcaaggtgcagtagatggtataaaatacagtatatacatgtgatatgagtaatgtaagatttgtaaacattatttaatgtGGCATTgtttaattaaagtgactagtgatccatttattaaagtgtccattgattgggtctcaatgtaggcagcagcctctctgagttagtgattgctgttta
This DNA window, taken from Salvelinus namaycush isolate Seneca chromosome 38, SaNama_1.0, whole genome shotgun sequence, encodes the following:
- the LOC120032143 gene encoding condensin-2 complex subunit H2-like; translation: MDTVETRFTHLLQPIRELTKNWDIDVASELADYLEELDEMCISFDGGKTTLNFAEAALLIQGSACIYSKKVEHLYNLVYQTLDYINDRNKKKDKQAVTSGEDGTDGASSNNANDDDGGFDSLDQDTTDVSLQSEMKNEANTNVDVAPLPPESLIPPEAFEKQKLLLISLKGEVLGSCKDFRMNTFTPDALGIIRLFLASQSYFLRDALSDAPLAPVTLFGHQDDAELAAGDAMSGVAGDDGGDGGAENFLPLEDNGMEMDQGPEKHIDRHQAPSEGRVLRERGGVQLSEEEQKKQRKEEERAQTANMWRLHDLYDTVGEDKPLKTGRCYKVPPGLDDSGKRKRKGPSALQDFWTWYTGTYDPREPRLKNGPTYTDLNYIYMSKMKDKLKTRKRILGKTGVFVSDEELRRTYLQLDEREEREEELEGLRHHDLLGLLDDLSDNERDPLTDEAPADFLSGQDFVPGADMDGLSYEDLVKKSVEQFLVNSQGYAQETALSKRVKEWEDKIRPELTYQEVRATFDIHDYGDRIVAALNSVGQRRTFSSIVHGMDNFEACKYMLASLQLANDYTVEVDRSEGLEESIDTMGLTLLSKHRANQRFKKAPAATSDSFIS
- the LOC120032144 gene encoding protein SCO2 homolog, mitochondrial-like, translated to MLCLERRMLGLVGFIGSDLHATSGRLLRCTLRSSTVQQTSGSTHHPQRAWLSSQAPLCGHHTPKHRTRLYGPFTHPQQTLGSSRGPFSLPLFTQRVALSQGPNTSTAKIRLRTRLVVTLLFGGGLLGTWWYVRNEKQQNHRMQRIEQLKKVALGQGDFSLLDHRGHRRTKRDFLGSWVLLYFGFTHCPDICPDELDKISAVVSALDKDRSLPAVQPLFVTVDPERDNVAALERYVKDFHPRLIGLTGTPEEVKVAGKDYRVYASPGPKDEDGDYIVDHTILIYLVNPDGLFLDYYNRMKDDVQIAESIRNHMKSYVKL